The Mytilus galloprovincialis chromosome 2, xbMytGall1.hap1.1, whole genome shotgun sequence genome has a window encoding:
- the LOC143064913 gene encoding uncharacterized protein LOC143064913 produces the protein MEVTHLFIVICLSYIEEISCSCGGKSDGSQSESCWYTFWYIWVALALFVAVLITIMVFYYKHKSRHRTRVRRLSAARPQNPPPYSVPSQLPPSYDDAIKDSLPVPPGYVTDYRLISQYHNNRGQSDVSTISYPPSYIEGPVPQPPRQQLASQPRPTRNSVNPQRQQQPPPGNQVPPQSQQAQTGRVHGQSQRQHVPTRVTQPQQPTPR, from the exons gAAATAAGTTGTAGTTGTGGTGGTAAAAGTGATGGTTCTCAGTCAGAATCATGTTGGTACACCTTCTGGTATATATG GGTGGCGTTAGCTTTATTTGTAGCTGTTTTAATCACAATAATGGTATTCTATTACAAACACAAATCTCGTCATCGGACGAGAGTACGAAGATTGTCAG cTGCTAGACCACAGAATCCACCCCCTTATTCCGTCCCTAGTCAACTTCCACCTTCATATGATGATGCTATTAAAGATAGTCTTCCCGTTCCCCCGGGTTATGTAACAGATTACAGATTAATAAGTC aatatCATAATAATCGAGGACAAAGTGATGTCAGTACAATATCATACCCTCCGTCATATATAGAAGGTCCAGTACCGCAACCACCGCGACAACAGCTGGCCAGTCAACCACGACCCACACGGAATTCAGTTAACCCTCAAAGGCAACAACAGCCCCCGCCAGGGAACCAGGTTCCGCCCCAAAGTCAGCAAGCTCAAACAGGACGAGTTCATGGTCAGTCTCAAAGACAACATGTTCCAACAAGAGTAACACAACCACAACAACCAACACCTAGGTGA